In Periophthalmus magnuspinnatus isolate fPerMag1 chromosome 9, fPerMag1.2.pri, whole genome shotgun sequence, the sequence attaaatcatattttgtttgtttggtttaaaGGAAATCCAGCAACAAAGAGCTGCACAAAAGATGATGAACGTGTTCAACCATATCAAACCTGAAAATATCTACTACTCACCCCAGtgtgtatttaatttaatattactAATATTGTCCATGTTTGGtgaaaaatgtctctttttttcctttttttgcagGTTTTTAGATGTTATGCTTGTCCTCTGGCATTCAAATGGACAGTGGCTTACTATTGAGAGAAACTTGCCGGGCGATTTCAGAAAGTTCAACAACAACACTGGACAAGAGATCATGCCTAGATGTCTTTTAGAAGAAATTCTCTTGGCTTTTTCTCATTGGACATATGAATACTCTCAGAGGGAGATGCTAGTGCTCGATATACAAGgtgttttcaacattacatTAGCCCCCACTAATATTTTTCTAATAAATTGTAATTTTAGAGGTCttctgaaaataaatataacactttaaaaatgtgccaaattttgagaaaaagctgcattttaaaacaataagagACTGGCCTTTGGTCATAAAGTATCATTATGTCAAGGTCCCTGTCAGAATGGAGGGAGCTGTCTGCGTATctatatttaatgtttattatgatGTTGTTAATCTAGTCTGTGCAACTATTTGTTTTTGCCTTGACAGGAGTTGGTGAGGAACTGACAGATCCAACAGTCATCATGGCAGATAACCACAGGTGCAACATATGTCATGCCTGACCATCATTTTAATGGTGTTTCTCTGAAGTTGTTTGTCTGTGATGCCCTTGTAGCAGTGGCAGAGATGAAATGCTGTTTGGTGCAGATAACCTTGGGCAGACGGCCATCAGCGGCTTCCTTCATAAACACTCATGCAACGCCTACTGCCGGAGACTGAGACTGTCAGGTGGGTCATGCATTCGTGTGACATCACAGAGACTGTACTTTAAAAGTGAGCTGGAGGGAAAAggaaatgttaaaatgtaaaatatctgTAAAATGCAGACGTTTGAACCTATTTTATGATCAAAGGTTTATGGTCAATGAtggtttttttacatttgtgtcagcagaaatacagatttttattaCACTACTCATTTTTGAGTGTCAAAGGAAATGGTAACTTCTTTAATGAGCATCGATAGAAAAGATGTAAAACTTTATCAAATTTTTTTGTGCATAGCATTTAATCAtaaaattttgtttttagtcTTTCAAATGTAAAACTGAAACCAAAATATTTAGCAGATGCACTTACAGTATTTGTGGTATATTCTCCAAAGCTCCAGCTAGATTAAACAACTCCCTGTCCTGTCTTTATCATTAATACTTAATTTCtagctttttttgtgtgtgtgtgtgtgctgaaatGTCGCCTCTGTGTCGTCACTCGGGAGGCCCGCGTTGGCTCTGAAAATATTGGAGATAATTCCCAAAGAACTTCAAATGCAAACGGCACGCACCAACAGCCGACTAATTAAGCCGCCAATGTTGGTTTATTCCTATAACAACGGTGGTGTTGTGGGCTTGGGGGTGGGCCCTGTTTTGTGCGTTGTGCTCCATGGCCTTTGATTAGATATTAATCATGTCTTTGTGCTGGCAATGTGCTGCTGAGACATTAGCTTTGATTAGCTATTAATTAATGTCTCTGGGTAGACACGGTACTGGCATCTAGAGGATAAGCGCTTCGAAAGAAACTGtgctcaaaaacaaacaggctCCACAAACAAACCCACAAATGCAAACATGCAGACTCAGTTGTTTTGATATTTCAAAGGTGCGTTgtgtttcctcttcctcttcttgtgTCCTCTCCAAGATTTATCTAACAAATCAAACCAAATTATTCATGCCAGATGCACGGACTTCCTCCCAGGCCTGTCAGTATTCTCTTTCTTGTGGTAATGATTGTGTTATTGGAGCGACATGTAGCTAACTGATGTTGCTGTTGTTCAGATTTAAGGAGGCATGCCATGGGCAGCACAGCGGAGTCGACATCAGCAAATGAAGAGAAAAGCATCGATGGACTGGGACCCAACCTTTGACCAAGAATTAAGAGACGTAAGAATCTCATACTCAAAAGTGCCCATTTAGTTACACAGTTATTTgaaaaatatactacaaaataatTTCATGATATGAGTTGCTGCCACTTTTCTCACATGTTtattgtatataaaaaaaaatatggtttATGTAAACCAGTTGATTCTTTTCCtggaaataaaaaagcaaacaaataaaatatgcattgtatttaaaaatgactcaaagcTGCACCcataaaagtttttattttttcttcccaCAACAAAATGTCTACAAAAGCGATAAAATATAGAATTTAACAAAAATCACTTCAGATCTTCACATTGTATTTTTATCTCAAAGGAGGACTTTGACCCagcttttttcttatttaaatctGGATCGTTTTGACTCCTACatcacgcacacaaacacacttaaTTTGATGCAAAATTAAACAGTTATGAAGTTATTTTTAGAGAGTTATAGTTCAGAGTCCAGCAGAGTCCCTtcaatgaaaatgtaaaaaaaatgataagTGTATTTCCAATACACCATTTTCTTGGAGCTCCCCTTTTTTGATTTTCAAGTAAATGCACACAGTAAAGCATCTACACCCTCCTTTTGACCAATCTTTCCTTTCCTCTAAAACTATGGCActttgaaaacaacacaaatgttttgttttttattgtttcttttgtttatgtGTAAAAGATCTTCTGTAACCTTAGCACCTCATAGGTTCTTGTTACAGATtgctacattttgttttatttgctctCGCTTCGATGCAAAGACATTCGAAACAATAACTTAACACTTATCAACACTACTCCAGTTGCACGCCTGTGTAATGCTTATAGAAAGGTCACAAAGCACTGGTAAAATCATACATCATCtcacacacccattcacacgttTTCTCAGGGCAGGGAAGAGAATGACCTGGGTGGAGTAGTGAGGGAAAAAAGTATTGTAAAGAGTATGGAAATGTGTGTTTGGAGTGACAGGATGTATCAATGACTGTCTTTATTGTGcgctttgtttttctgtgtttatggAAACGTAAAGGCATGACTGCATACAGCCATCACAATGAAGCAATACTTCttcaaacattcaaatataaacGACCCCTCCCCGCTGAAGGATCTGGGTCTAGAAACTGGTTCAATAAGGCCAGTTCAGACAGGGCAAATCACAACTCACACATTCAAAGGTTTCAGGAGAAAATTCACCATTGAAATTCAGAAAGAAATTTGAAATTGTGTATAAATAGGAgcgttttattaaaaaaaaaggttcagCTTCCAGCTCGTGAAAAAAATGTTTGCTTTGAACTGACTGAATCGATCTGGAAATGGCCCTAAACCCGTGGCCCACCCTGTCAGTAAGCCCATCCTCTCCATTATCATGAGAAGAGAAATCACAAATAAGCCCCAAATGTTTTATAGCAATGAAACTTCATGCAAATAGAACAGAACAACAATAGGCTAATAGTAATAGAAGAATAGTAGTCATAAtaagaacaataataatagtaaatagtaataaaataaaaaataatcttaCAATGCAAACATGACAGTAGTAAATGCCTCCATTTCTTATTGCTACAGTATCTTACTTACAGTGTTATGTTGCCACTTGTTGCCAGCACTTCCTGTCTCTCAACCCCATCCCACCCCTTTGATTCACAGtctaacaagaaaaaaaacatacacaaaaacatcataTTCGGAGCGAGAATTCACTGTCTTCATGTTATGATTCACAGCTTACTATTGGATGCCTCCTATTGTCCCGAGAGCAGCAAAATACACAGTACATGTTGAACTAGTGTTGACAAATGTGGGCTATTTTATGGTCATTATATCTGCGCTATGAGCCAATGATAAATAATAAGCAGACAGTGAATTCAGGCTCgctacagacatacacacacacttgtcaAAGCCTTGTCTGGGCATATTCCAATGTTGGTGCTGTACGCcatatttttcacaaaaattacttcatttataataatttttcCATGTAAATTTGCAAAAATATTTAACCCTCTTTTCATGCAAAGTGTGAAAAAGAGCTGCTCCCTGAGAGATGCTGTGTAGTGCATCAAGCTTTTTTTATGAGCAAGTGATTGTCTTTAAGGGTCACTGGCCTCTGATCTGGGGTGAAAGGTCAAACTAAGATTAGATTTAATGTCTGTAAATGGTAAACTGTGATTGTAATAgcgttaaaggaaaaaaaaaaaaaaaaacctaaaaaaaaccaaGTTGCATATTTTCAAAGCAAGTTAATGTTTGGCCCCAGTGCAATACATATAACTGAAACATGATAGCCCAGTCCCTGAAAAGATTTAGATCAAAATTGTGCTATTCAAGAAATAGtgacaacaaaatatattattctACACAGGGAGtaattttgtaacatttttgagcaatgcCTTTGAATACAGTATATTACATTTCAAAAGCAATGCCAACTGAGCAAGCATAGTGGCTGAATGCAGCACATACCCAAAAATTGGATTAGAGATGATTAGATAGAATCAATCAACCTTCCTTTAGCAGCAAATTACACAGTGGGCAAAAGCAATGCATAAGATGAAgtagaaaaaacatttgaaatgatGTAATAAGTGCTATCATGGGAGGAATTCTACAGCGCGCAATGGTGATTGTCTTGTCTCACAGTTTGTTAAATGGACATGTAATATTGCAGCCAGCTTTTGACAGCTGGTcttcacattttgaaaaaagcGCTTGGTGGGTTGTGTCCGAACCCAagatcaaataataaaaaataacatgaatGCTCTTTTAAAGAGATCATTGGTGGAGTTAGGAGATAGtgcatttttgttataattgcTACAACTTGAAGAAGGAGGAGGGTAGAAGATCAGAAAGGCAGAGAGaaaagttattgctttgtaGAAATAAAAGGGTCCTTCATTTTCAAAGCCCGGAGTGATTGACATCCAAGGACAAAATTGtgcaaaagtgaaaaaagtcaTTAAGgtaataaaaactgaaattttttAATTTCACAAACTGTTTATAGGCTATATTTTGCCTGGTTTGTCTGTTGGATGAGGGTTATCTGAAATATTGTTAACTGAGGTCCTGTTTTGTGCCTGGTTTGATGATTGTTTTGATGATTGTTCCAAAGCAGTCCTGCTTGTACCAGCATTATTGCAGCGTGAATAAGATTGATACGGTGCCACTTCTTTTGCAAAATAGAATATTTCTGTATATATCTTGaaaagtcatttttaaaaatccttcaTATTTTCTCTCTTTACAAGTCTATAAGTTCTTATTTGAAGGTTGAAGTACCTTCAttacataatgaacaaaatccAGACAAGGCTTCTCTATATATCAACAAACCTGAATCAATTCCCGGTTTTAACCCAGTATTCTTTTACAAGTCTTTACAAATTCTGTACACAAgtaactataaaataaaataaaacacatcgaCATAATATCGCCAGCCACAACTGACagctgtatatttaaattaggACTAAGTTATTTTTAACAGAAGTAATACTGGAATCCACTCTGCTCTAGAAGAATATATCTACAGTCGCTTTTTCTAAATCCCTTCCCAGTCCGGCTTCTTCCTTCCAAAACAAAATCAAGCataaagatttttttcaaagttaaaaGAAATTAACTTACCAATTTTTTCATTAAGCTTAAAATTGTTcctagattttttttataagtCTGTACATTTCTGGTCAGTTCAGTTCATGAGACAGCCCCCCcttgtattttgtattgtgtGGCTTGGGAGCACTGATTCATTAACTTCATTATATATACATTCTTTAGACTGTATCGGTGAACAAGATGGAGTAAGTGCTGGACATTCCTATAGTAGTTGGCGGTAAGTCTCTGGCAGGtggtgtctcctcctctcccccttctaaAATATGCCACTCATTGTTCATTGTCTTGCCTGAGGTGGCAGTAGTCTTGTTCTTGTATTGTTGCTCTTGGTGGCCCTCTGCTGGCAGCATGTGTCGCAGTGGGGCCGCAGGTAGTCACTTGGGCATGGTCATGGTGGAGTTTGGGTCCGGGTTGAACAGTTCTTTGTAAAGAGGAGGGAACAGGACATTGACGGTCTCGGGGTGGAGCTGCTGAAAGGCCTGCAGTTCCTCTGTGTGGAGTGTGCACAGGGCGGACAGTGTCGGGACACGGCTGATCAGCTGCACAGAAGAGAGGCACCATCAATAAAACTGCAGATATGGATTTATGATTGATgtactacatttattttatactaATAGTCCTATAACACATTAGTATTTGTTTCATGGcattaacaatttaataaaataataataataataataataataatgataaatacatatataattggTTAATTTTGTTAGAGTTTGTGGTTGTCgtctaaaataataatgaatatcaataaaaaataatgattacTTAAGATATATATATGACTGTTGAGcaatatttatattaaaattatataagCAGATAGGTCTACCTTTGCCAATGCGTCTTCGTCCATGTGGTTCTTCTGCATTATGTGCTGCaaagcaaaatatattttttcttgtagCTTCTGAACTTTCCTTGGCTCCATCAGCCACGACCGATCTAAGACATGAACAATGCTTATGGTTAGACTGTTATTTGTCAAGAACATTAATGATTGCCTTTTTAGGTTGCATCTTATGTGAGAGTTTTTAGGGCAAGCCTGTTCTTTTTATGTTCCCAAAATATTAGGAGGCTGCGCACTGACCTGTGGAAATGAGTACAGCAGCTGAAAACAGAGCGATCTCCTCCTCAGTGAGCTGCAGTGAGCACAAACTCTTGGCAAAGTCAAACACCGCACTCACTAAGTCGTCACAACCTTGGCGGAAGACGGCAGTGAAGGGCACACAGAAAGGAGAATGTCATTATTCTTTTTACAGCCACGTCTTTTGAGCAAAAAGAGCTAAAATTAACCAAGGgcatttttactttcatttggACAGAGATTATGGCCTGCAGATCTTACCTAGTGCTTTGAACATCTGCATCCCACCGTACTTCCCTTCAAACAGGACAGTGTTGTTAAGAGGATTGAACGCTCTGCACATCCTGACCAGAACCACCTCCAAACAACCTGAGACAcagtaaacattattattttgaaatatttttgatgAATAGATTTAcgtttacatttgtatttttagtcCTCACCTGACTTTAGAAGTAGGATTTGATCATTCTGGCACAGTTCCATGAACCCTGAGATGCGCTTGGCGAACTCCACTACATACTGAATCGCATGGGTGATTTGGATGGCACACTGCTGCCACAGTACATCCCGAGGCTAGAGGAAAAATATGTCCTTGTTATTATAAAAGgatatttatataaaagtaaACCAGCATGCACCAATTCCTATTTTGAAAAGTCAACAGCCACAAGGGAATCCGTTTGTGCCAGTCTCAACACAGTCTGGACAATTTGAGAGGTCAGGAAGGTCACAAATTCAATTATGTATTTTGCTGAAtccaaaagaaagaaaaagacactCAAATTAAACCAAAATCCTCACCTTGCTCTGGTACATCTTGACTTCTTCGTAGGAGTGTGTCTGCCACGCCAACTGCTGCAGCTCATCTGACGTGTATTGACATGTCTCCAAGTGGGATTTTATGATATTCTGAGCAATGCGGTCTGCAACACAACACTTTTATATTAGTGACAATTATATGCTATGATCATGGCCAATGTCCTCTTGATTATTCTTgcaatttccccattgtggaaCAAATTAAAGttcttatttatcttatttaacACCACATGTGTCTTACCCAGTTCATAATACACATCATATATGTGCATAAGCTTGTCTGATCTCCTGTTGTCAGATTATCTTCTCTACAGTATATTTTCTACACCGTACcttaagatttagagtttttaaagtattgatatcCTTACCTAGCTCTCCCATGCTGACGTTATTAGGTCCCAGTTGACTCTCCTGGTATCCTCCGTAGCTAAACAGGTTTGGGACAGGCGTAAGGTCATACACTGGCTCCTGTTTAATGTGCTTCATGCCGGACATGTCCAGCCCTGATTGGTCGGGCGAGGGCTGGGTGGAGTCAATGCTGTAGTATCCCGGGACACCCCCATTTCCATGGCCACTCTTGGGCAGTTCTATGACATGACCATTAGCGTATGTGCCCCCAATCTCATGGTTGAGGGTGGACAGTCCATTGGTTAGACTGGTAGAGTAAACGCGTGCGAGAGCTTCAGCCTCCCCAGTCTGCTGCTGCCGCTGCTCCTGAAGTCGTGCCTGGTGCTTCTGAACCTCTGCATACAGGCTGTCACGCTGCTTTTTGGACATACGACCAAATTTTACAGCTGTGtggtagaaaaaaatatgttaaaccTTAAAACAGTTGCATATtgtatttaaagttttaaagtcatggacaaaatagtttatgtgtttgattaaatatttgtttaattcTTTTATTGGTCTACATTTTTGAGATGTAGACCAAATTATGGCAAATTTCCCTAAAGATTATTCTTCAGAACAAGTTTACAATTTTAGCTATGGAGATATGTTTCACTTCTATTGTCGTCTATGTCTATTTTCATGATTGCCCCTGGTTTAGATTATCTGTCTTTTAGTATCTTTTTCCCTTTATCAACAGACACAACATACTCAAATTCATTCTGAGAATTGGACTACATTTTCACAGTCCCGGTTCTAAAGATGTTTATGTTCACAAACTGAGTTGTTCTAATCTAGTATTTTGGTAAATTTCTTACCATCTCTAGACATTCCTAGGGCAAGACATTTTTGCAGGCGGCAGTGTTGGCAGCGGTTTCGGTTGGTTCTGTCAATGAGGCAGTTTCGCTGGCGAGGGCAGGAGTACGATGCGTTATTCTGCTGACTACGTCTGAAGAACCCCTGGTTAAAAATTTACAATAAACAAGATTGTTAAAGATTAGAGATTTACTTGACAAACAGAATACATGGTAAATGCTTGAGCCAAATAGATATTTGATTTTGAGTTAGAGAAAGCTGTTTTGCATGAAATTTTCTCTCCCTACCTTGCATCCTTCACATGTGATAACCCCGTAGTGAATGCCTGATGATTTGTCTCCGCAGATTTTGCATGGTATGACTTCGATTTgggctgaaagaaaaaaaagaaaatcttaaAAATAGAGGAACCCACAACAAAAGTGCTTTCTCGCAGCTGGTGGGCCAATTTCAGGTTAAAAACATGGGACAAACACATGACCTGGTTGGATGCAGTAACAGCATTGTGAGTGTAGCTTGAGGAAACGACTTCACAAGGGCAGGCTGACATGGGCCTTCTTTTTGTGTCCCTGTGTGAGTGCACAGACACAAGCCAGAGGAGGTGGCTGCAAGTGTGAGTGTTACAGCTGAAGGACAGGCCCTTACAGGTTACAAAGGTTAGGCttataatgagaaaaaaaaaaaatcagtacaGCCTTTCATTCTCATTTTGGCAGTTACtccaaattatgtttttatatagacaaattattatttgtttttgtaaaaaaaaaaaaaaagaaaaaagttttaagtAGTGGAGGGAAATCATATGGGACAAATCACTATGTCCAGGCTCAAACGAACGACGCCGAAGCAATAAAGTATGAAATATGCTGGAGGACACTTCTACTACAAGTACGACTAATGATTATAGCTGTATAATCACCAGTAGTAACTTTACTACTACCACACAGACTATATGCTACTTTGTTCACAAATGCTTTCTCAACTCCTTGTCTGTTTTTGCTATGTCTACAGCTTGCATT encodes:
- the rorb gene encoding nuclear receptor ROR-beta isoform X1 translates to MDLPIHTQIEVIPCKICGDKSSGIHYGVITCEGCKGFFRRSQQNNASYSCPRQRNCLIDRTNRNRCQHCRLQKCLALGMSRDAVKFGRMSKKQRDSLYAEVQKHQARLQEQRQQQTGEAEALARVYSTSLTNGLSTLNHEIGGTYANGHVIELPKSGHGNGGVPGYYSIDSTQPSPDQSGLDMSGMKHIKQEPVYDLTPVPNLFSYGGYQESQLGPNNVSMGELDRIAQNIIKSHLETCQYTSDELQQLAWQTHSYEEVKMYQSKPRDVLWQQCAIQITHAIQYVVEFAKRISGFMELCQNDQILLLKSGCLEVVLVRMCRAFNPLNNTVLFEGKYGGMQMFKALGCDDLVSAVFDFAKSLCSLQLTEEEIALFSAAVLISTDRSWLMEPRKVQKLQEKIYFALQHIMQKNHMDEDALAKLISRVPTLSALCTLHTEELQAFQQLHPETVNVLFPPLYKELFNPDPNSTMTMPK
- the rorb gene encoding nuclear receptor ROR-beta isoform X2 encodes the protein MRAQIEVIPCKICGDKSSGIHYGVITCEGCKGFFRRSQQNNASYSCPRQRNCLIDRTNRNRCQHCRLQKCLALGMSRDAVKFGRMSKKQRDSLYAEVQKHQARLQEQRQQQTGEAEALARVYSTSLTNGLSTLNHEIGGTYANGHVIELPKSGHGNGGVPGYYSIDSTQPSPDQSGLDMSGMKHIKQEPVYDLTPVPNLFSYGGYQESQLGPNNVSMGELDRIAQNIIKSHLETCQYTSDELQQLAWQTHSYEEVKMYQSKPRDVLWQQCAIQITHAIQYVVEFAKRISGFMELCQNDQILLLKSGCLEVVLVRMCRAFNPLNNTVLFEGKYGGMQMFKALGCDDLVSAVFDFAKSLCSLQLTEEEIALFSAAVLISTDRSWLMEPRKVQKLQEKIYFALQHIMQKNHMDEDALAKLISRVPTLSALCTLHTEELQAFQQLHPETVNVLFPPLYKELFNPDPNSTMTMPK